In Lolium rigidum isolate FL_2022 chromosome 7, APGP_CSIRO_Lrig_0.1, whole genome shotgun sequence, the DNA window GTATCCGTAATTACTACCTGCCATTTACACAGGAGATACTCCGAAGATTTACGTTTGGTGACACAGTGCCACGTCACCAAACGGACCTTCGTTGATCTGGTCCATTTTTCTGTATAAAATGGCACCATGGTGCAGCTCCTCTCATCGCAGCTTGCGACCAAGCCATTTGAGTCGATCACACCACACGCGTCGTCGTTAAGCCCAAGAAAGAAGATGTTCGGCTTCGGGCACCACCACAGCCAGGCGCCGCCGTCGTCCGGCCCGAACCAGATCTTCAAGATCTTCTGCCGCGCCTCCGAGGACTATGTCCTGGCCGTCCGCGACGGCGAGGTCGTGCTCGCCCCCGTTAACCCCAAGGACGACACCCAGCACTGGCTCAAGGACATGCGGTTCAGCACCACCGTGAAGGACGAGGAGGGCATGCCGGCGTTCGCGCTCGTCAACAAGGGCACCGGCCTCGCCGTCAAGCACTCCATCGGCAAGTCCCACCCCGTAAGTCTCCTTCAGTCGAATTAATCAAGCACACACACATCCGGCGAAAGATTTTGATTGATCTCGAGTTCTTGACTTGACGACATGGATGGATGTGCAGGTGAAGCTGGTGCCGTTCAACCCGGCGTACGAGGACGCGTCGGTGCTGTGGACGGAGAGCAAGGACGTGGGCAAGGGGTTCCGCTGCATCCGCATGGTGAACAACTACCGCCTCGGCTTCGACGCCCTCAACGGCGACAAGGACCACGGCGGCGTTCACGACGGCACCACCATCGTGCTCTGGGAGTGGTGCAAGGGGGACAACCAGTGCTGGAAGATCCTGCCGTGGGCCGAGGCGCACGCCGCCGTCGACTCCGGTGCCTGTGCCGGCAACGGCGGAGGGCCACCCGTGCACGCCGTGCGCATCTTCTCCAAGGCCAGCGAGGAGTACAGCCTCACCGCCCGCAACGGCACCGTCGTCCTCGCGCCCACCAACCCCAGAGACGAGTACCAGGTACTGTGCCAGCACCAAAacatcatttttattttcttcagtTGTGTTTTCTCTGAATTTATTTACTGGATCTGTATGAGCAGCACTGGATCAAGGACATGAGGCACGGCAGCAAGATCAGGGACGAGGAAGGGTACCCCGCGTTCGCCATAGTGAACAAGGTCACCGGCGAGTGCATCAAGCACTCCACCGGCCAGGGCCACCCGGTGAAGCTGGTGCCGTACAACCCGGCGTACCAGGACGAGTCGGTGCTGTGGACGGAGAGCCGCGACGTCGGCAAGGGCTTCCGCTGCGTGCGCATGGTGAACAACATCTACCTCAACTTCGACGCCTTCCACGGCGACAAGGCCCACGGCGGCGTCCACGACGGTACCGAGATCGTGCTCTGGAAGTGGTGCGAGGGTGACAACCAGCGCTGGAAGATCCTCCCCTGGTGTAAGTGGCAGAGATCATGTTGATAGCATTCATCCGTTCTTGAATTTCTTTTCTGATGATTAAGATGTTGCTTGCAGAGATGTTGCACCGGGAGAGCTGCATTGCCATCGATCGCCATGAGTTAAGTCTGGGGACAAGTCCCTCCCCATCGTCGTCGTAATCCTCTGCTTCTGCTAGCTAATAATGTTGCTGTCGAAATAAAACCGTGTGCGATGTATGGCAATGGTGTCTGAGTGAGTGTCGAGTTGTGCTGAAACGGCATTTCTGAGAGAGGAGAGGGCCCTGATCTGTACTCCGATGTAACTCGTCTCTGTTTCTAGTACTGGGACCTGTACTGCTCTGTGACCTGCATTgtctgttttatttttcttcgaTCTAATCAATGAATGGGCTCACCTATCTTGCACCTTTGTCGTACGTTTGTTGTTCGCTTGCTTGGTCATCTGCTGCCAAATTTCTTAGATCAATTCGGCTGGATTTTCATTTGCATTGCTATTTCGGCCAAATAGCAATGCAAAGAGATCCACCTGAGCATTGCTAGGTGGATCTCTTTGCATTGCTATTTCTTTGTCAGTATCATGATTCATGAAGGTGTGACTGATGGCACTTGTTCCCTACGCGAAAACGACTAAGCACCCTGAGGCCTGTGCTTATGTGACAACGAAATCTTGTCGTGGTCGTCAATTGTTATGgccaaatatttcttttcttagtTTGAACTATTTATAgaggaaagagaaaaaaaaaatgttttctagAACAGAAGAGGTTGAGCACCCGGGTCGCTCGCGCGGTGGGTTGGAAGCCGAGATATGTGGACTATTCCTTACTTCGCAAATTAGGATGCCTATAGTATTCAATCAAAACCAAACTTAAGTTTGAGTATCTTTATaagaaaatatcaacatctaaattttaagcgcacataatatgaaaatatatttcatgatggtttGGGATTATAAATGTTGACCCTTTTTCTATATAATTGGTCAAACATTAAGAAGTTTGACTCTATCCAAATATTGTAGACATCCAATTTTGGGATAGAGggagtactaaaggtggtttgagTCTTTGCGGTGATGAGGTATTTTCTTGGTGTTTCGGGATTGGTAGCAGCAATATGCAAGTGTGGTCGACAATCTTTTAGGATGAaattccaaggtctggccttaatttttTGTGCTTAGCAATGACCTTATTAAAGGTATTGTTTTGAGTGTGGAGACTTTCTTGATGGTGAAAACCTATGATGTATAATAGGATGACGACaccgcttgtgcactgtttccatTTTGGAGGTGACACGCtatctgtagcgggacttttattttttagCTTCTTATATTTTTATTTGTGTGCATTCGTACTAGCActagggtattgcgttgttgcagaggctggatgcaaTTGATAtcttctcgatattaatatattttctttatcgaaaaagaatTTATAGGGAAAAAAAGAAGATGTCCAACATATTGTTCTTTAGATACTAAAACAATAAAATGTTACATTTGTGCATGAGAATGATTGCCATTCAGCAAAGATTTCGGTTTTTTGTTACCCGGTACCACCTAGGAGAGCTCAGGATTGCTTGATGCTCGCACAAGAATTGTaatttttcaaaaagaaaaacGATAACTATGAACATGTCTAAGTGTTATACGAAAATATGAACATGATTTCCTCAATAAAATTTACATCGTTTAgctttaaaaaaattatatacaCTATATTGTGGCAATGAGAGAGTATTACCCTCACATTATGGGCTCATGTACCCAAGTGTACCATCAAGAAGTTGCTTAGATTGTACAAAATACACACACTAAAATAtgacataaaaatgatataacccAAATTAGGTCATGTGTATGTAAATAGCTAGGATAATTTGCTTGTTGAATCCAGTTCCGAATCCATTTTGATGAATCTATATAACACTTTAGCGAACCTAAGGGATAAGAATACGATTCTCTGAAATGTCGTCCACATACGATGTACAATGCAGTATAGCAAATAACATACAAATATATGAATGTTCCAAAGAGGATTATCTGATTTTCGGGTGAAAGCCCAAGGTTAGTAAGACAAAGTTAGGGTTATCAACTTTACTAAGTTTATTTGGCGAACATATCTAGCTTTGAATTCTATCACCGATGACCTATATCGTAGTTTATAAATAATCGAGTCAGGCCCTCCTAATAGGCAAATCCTATATGTCGACCAGTTCGATGCCCACCAACAGCCACACACCCCACACCCCACACGGTTGATGGGCCTTGCCCAGTTTCTGGCCTTTTTGTTCCTTTTGTTTTTATTCTCTTACTTGTTTCTTTGTTTTTTCtgattcttttttgtttttttacttttaacaatctatttttatattattttagtttttgaaaaatcagattttgaaatttcaaatttttagaaaaagttcattttttgaaaaaacattcaactttgaaaaatgctctgatttttaaaatatttagattaaaaaatattcaaatttttgaAGGAAAACGTGTAAAAATAGGTTATTCCATAAAAAATAGCAGattataaaaaagaaacaaaagagaaacaacagaaaaaacgaaatgaaacgaaaaaagaaaaagaagaaatataaaaataaaatcagaAATTCCTCCATGTTGGGCCGGAGCCCCATATGGGATCCAGATTCTTTAAACGGGCTGTTTCATTTCATTTTTTGTGAATAATGGGCCGTTTCATTTGGACTGTGCTTTGCCAATTTTAGCGCGATCATCCTTTTACATTATGAACGGGCACTGTCACCCGAATTTCCCAGTACAAAAGTAGTTCTAGCATCCACTAGATCAGCAGTGATAAATCGTACTAGATCAGCAGGAGCCCATACAAGATGGCTGCCTCGTGGAACCCACTAGCTACTTCCCTATCTCTCCAGCAATAATAGACAGAGATTCTTACCAAAACTACCAGAAATCGATCGCATCACGCAAAGCTACTCGTAGCTAGCTAGTGTGGCATAGCATCACGACTTCAACTTCTCGATCGTACCTAGTGTGGCATGGCATCACCTATCCAATCGAATCCCACCATGCACATCGACATCGTCCTCATTCGCTTATCACCTGACAGCGTAAGGCTAACGCCATGTACAGCAATGGATGTACCGGCCGGCCGGGCCGTCTCCTATAAATCCCCCGTCCCGTCGGTCGCCATGCTTTGTGCAGATCGAGCAGCTATCTAGCCATGGATTACTACCGTCGCCACGAGAACTACGGTGGGTATGGAATGGCAACACCGGGGTACGGGATGGCAACTCCGGGGTACGCGCCGCCGGTGCCATACGGCATGTCTCAGGTGAACATCGAGGGCAACTACGGTGGCCGTACCCTGCCGCCGCAGCCCACGGTGAAGGTGTACTGCCGGGCCAACCCCAACTATGCCATGTCCGTCCGGAACGGCAAGGTTGTGCTCGCGCCGGCCAACCCCAAGGACGAGTACCAGGCAAGCCTAATTAACTATAGCTAGCTAGGACATCAGATTTACCAAGGTTTCATCCTGAGTCACTGTTTACTGATCAGTTTGACCTTTGTGTGTGTGGGTTAACTGCTTGCAGCACTGGATCAAGGACATGAGGCACAGCACCAGCATCAAGGACGAGGAGGGGTACCCTGCCTTCGCCCTGGTGAACAAGGCCACAGGGGAGGCCATCAAGCACTCCCTTGGCCAGTCCCACGCTGTAATCGAGTTTCCGGCTCCCTTGATTTCTGATTTTCATAACCTGGCATAACAAAAGAAAGTACAACTGTCTACATGTGACTGAAACTGAACATATATTGCACATCCAGGTTCGGCTTGTGCCGTACAACCCTGACTTCCTGGACGAGTCGGTGCTGTGGACGGAGAGCCGGGACGTGGGCAACGGCTTCCGGTGCGTGCGCATGGTGAACAACATCTACCTCAACTTCGACGCCCTCAACGGCGACAAGTACCACGGCGGCGTCCGCGACGGCACCGAGGTCGTGCTCTGGAAGTGGTGCGAGGGCGACAACCAGCGCTGGAAGATCCAGCCTTACTACTGATGGAACCACTGAATATGACTGAACCAGTCATGCTTGGTCCGCACGGAGCATACGTATTACTGCAGAGCGATGCCTCCCTACACTGAAGAATAACGGAGCCGTCGTCTACTGCCTTCCGATGATGCGATCCACGCTGATGATATACAGAAGGTCGGATGACAAGAGCTCGTGTGCGGGCACCAGACGCTGGCTGTTGTGCTTGTACGTGTAATAATGATAAGTTAATAGTATGTCAATAAAGTAACTTTGAGTGTGATTCCTCAGTATGAATGTATGATCGTGGATTTTTTTCCTCCCGGGCCGCTCGCGCGAGCGGCTCCGGAGGCACCCAAACCCTAAAACAAAAGGCCCCCAAATCCTCTCTCcctggccgctgccgccgccggcggtggcggtggcggccgcgcccGGCCGTCGAAGGCGGCGGGTGGGGGTCGGCGCGCCCCGACGGGCTCCTCGCGCGCGCGGGGGGACGTCTCCAGGGCGGCGCGGGTGACGTGCGTGGAGTCGGAGTTGCTCCGGCTACGGCGGGGAGACGCGGAGGAGTGGTGGACCTCGGCGGCGGACGCAGTGGCAGTGGGCGTGCGGCGGAGCTTCGGCGTTGGACGGGGGCGGTGACGCGGGTCAAGgagcttggtggcggcggcggcggcgtggagtgCGGCCAGGGGAGGTCCTGGCGCAGcggaggccggccggcggccaaggaggaggatgcGCGCCCTCGCTCCCCTGAGGGTGCCGacgaggaagacggtgtggaggcgCAGGGCCCGGATCTGGGTCCTTCTTGGGCCTGATCTGGGTTTCGGGCCGGGTTGCTGTGGGCCTGTACGGCGCGACGGCGACCTGATCCTACTGCCTGGAGGGTTGGTGGTgtcctgctgctgctgttgtttgCCGTTTAGGCAGGAGGTGGAGCTGGGAGCTGGGAGCGGTTCTGCCGTGCCAGGAGCTGGTGGTGCACCAGGCTATGGCTGCGATGACAAGtgctgtggcggcggcggtgtgttCAACGGGATCAGCGGCCCCAATCCGGCGGGTAGCGTGGGCGGTGTGCGGCATTACGGACGAAAGTCTAGCCCGCTTTGTcggtgccggcggcgacggcgcccgtgggcgtcgtttccctccttggaggcgtcgttgagGTGTGCCGGCACTCCCCTGCTCCCGCATTGGTTTGGTGGtgtctccgggcgaaagcctaggtTTGGGTGGAACCGGCGCATTGGCGGCATTTTGATGTCGTTCCTCTGTTGGGAGCATTGCGGTTGGAGACACGGCTTGCTGTTTTCCCTTTGCGTTTCTCCGGTGTCCGTCATTGTCCAAGGTTGATCTTCCAGGGCACTATGTACGACGCCGTCGGAGAGTCCAAGACGACGCCTTTCTCGGAGCCGACCAAGTCCCGCCATAGCGAGACGTGGCTTTGATGATCATCTTTGGATAGGTTCTTTGTGTTGTAGTTGTAGCTTCGGTGTTGGCTGTCTTCGGACTAGCCGGTGTGGAGTTCGTTCTGCGCTCGTTGTTTGCAGCGAGTTGCAGTCGTCTTGTACTAAAtcttctgccttctataaaaataTGGTACGCCTTTGgtgtactctcgaaaaaaaaagtatGATTCCTCCAAACAGGTTTTCCTTCCAAAgcaaagttaaaataaaataaaagaaaacaggaGTAGACACACCCAGAAGAAGCACCATTGAATACAGACTAGAGGTAACATTAAATCTCCTTGTGAAATCATTGGACATCGCTGCACCGCACCCACACCAAGTCGTCACCGAAGAGAACCACCAGTTGCTCCGGTCCGTGGAGCATGGATCCTGCCTGCAGCGTACACCAAGGACCGGGGGGTGGCAACTGAGTCACATGTAAAAGATAAAAGGCTGGTGTAACATCCGAGCATTAGATGCTAGAAATAGAGAGGAAATGGATATGTGTGTCGCATTCATGCGTAGAAAATTTGGGAAATTTCACGCATTCAAATAAAACTTATTAAAGTGATTGAAGTTTCACTTAAGTTGATGGAActaaagtagatcatcaagttgagtgctataaacttcaatgtgacatttgctaaaattttgtttagggtaaagatgatttgatctagggGTAGATCTAATGGAACTACAACTTTTACAACAACACATAATGGAAGGATCAAATATAGATCTTCCAAAGAACATAACATGACATTCCTTGAAACCACTCATTGCTACAAATGAAGTGAAAACCATCTAAGAAGAAATAGAATAACCAAATCCTCATCCATATATTTTTCATGTCtttattcaatattcattcttaCCATGATCATCATGGTATATCTTAAACTCAATTCTTGaattcatgacaaggagatccgCACTAGTCTTGTCATCAAGTCTTCCTTATTCTAACCTTCTCTATTCAAGTCTATTTGTTTATCAAACATTCTAGAGATATTATTAACTCTTGAGTTAGAGCTCTAGGATATAACTCAAGTTAACTTAGAACTGGTGAGTTTATGATAATCCTAGACCAACTAGAACAAATACATTAACCTTAAGAAATATACATGCCATTATAAAACTAAAACCATTTCTTGGAAGATTCCTAATAACTTGTTCTGATGGATAAAGAAGTAGTAACTAGTTCTCTTAAGCAAATGATATGCTAAGGGAATAGGGTAGTACAAGTTGAACCTAGATTAACCATGGTTTTGACTAGCCAAGTGGAACCTAAGCCTGTGTAACCAAAGAGACATTGTGAGCATATCGTTAACCCTAAATGGACGCGGGATCGATTTCTACCATTTAGACAGACGCAAACGCGGATATTTTGAGCATCCAAAATGCATCGCcccgttagagatgctctaaaataTTGATGGTAACCAGGAGTGCATGCTTCAGATACATGGATGAACCGTGACCATGTGGGCCACGTGTGCTCTCTAGGCAAATGGCCTTCGTTGGTCTACATAGACCCAGCCCACCCAAAGTTACTAGCTAGTATTATTTAATAGTCTGTACACAATCTAGTGCTGCACATAATCATGCGTGTTGGACGAACAGGGTACCGCCCCGAGCGCTGGCGGCAAGGGGCCACGTTAGCCTGCCGCCCCAGGCTCTGGCGGAATGGCCCACGGCTTCGACAACAACTAGTGGGACGACGATGGCCGCCTAATCTGCCGCCGCAGAGTACAGGGAAGGCCTGCCGCCACGAGCAACGGCGGCAAGTACCACGTGTCGCCTGGCAGACCTTGCCGCCACCGGAAGATGGTCCTTTTTGGCAAAAAAATTTGAAGGTGGTTTTTTCTAGCAATTCGTTGGGCAGGTGGTCCTTTCTATCAAAATTTCAACAAATTAAGGAAAGATGTCATATAGGGAAGAAAAAATTTGtccagtgtcaaataaggaacctGATTTTAAGGGAGTGTTATCTAAGGAATTTTCTCATAGATTTATGGGGGAGGGTGGCACCCATGAGCCAAAAGTCCGTGTGGGGAAACAAAGTTCCTTGTCTCAAGATGTGTAAAATTATTGAAAGTTCTCAAAGACTGAAAGGTACTAGATGCATACAAGGCAGTTGCAAAAGAACCAAAAGTATAGTTTATTCATTTATTAGATCCATGAGATGATACATATATGGTTTAATCATCGCAACAACAATAGTGAGTTGCATGTATTTCGTCACATTGGCTGATTTTCATGTTGTAACCTTTGTTCCTGCAGTACACTCGACATTCGTCGATCTCACATTTTGGCATCTCGTAACAAGTTGCCTGATTAAAAGCCTCAGTATCTAGAAAAAAGAGTCAGAATAATAGACACAACTTAGTACTGAACACCGCAAAAGGCAAATTGTTAAATACAtaaaatgatactccctccgttcctttatataatgcctattgttttttcgcaattgtttcagaatataagaggaaagttgtgtttttttgcaaataaccccttccaccgatttgtttccgtccagaaaatctggaacgAATCTGTTCATGTTGAGAAAATCTGGTATGCAATCACGTAGAGAAAATCTGGACGTGAGATTAGGAAGGAGTAGATCGCGCACGCATCTGTTAAGGAAATAGCAAATACAGATCACGTGAGATTAGGAAGGAGTAGGCCGCGCGTAGGGAGCATATCACGTCTCCGATCTGTTTccagtttcctttttttttctctcaaatagcgttggggggttttgtgtcaataaatttgcttgcgctaatttccgtgccaaaaaacaatatgcactatagaaagaaacggagggagtaataaaatcTAGAACACTTACTTATGTGGCATGCCATGGTCGTAAAAATGACCAACATAACTGCTATGCTTAGAATCCTTGTGGTGTGGATCGTAAAAGCCATGAGAAGAGACTAGCTAGTCCTTGTTGTTCAGTTTTTGCTACCATATTCTTTTTCCTTTTGCTCAGATTTATATAGAGGAAAAATAAAATCTTGCAGAATTAAGCCTTGCATTATTTGGTATTAATTtggttccgcataaatatagaggCAAATGAAAATCTTTGGAAATTAAGACTCGCCTATTTGGTTACACCTAAAAACTGAGACTACTCACAatgagagtatcataggtagtatcatgcatcacatgcatgcaaaaagctgatgtggcagtgcaattaaagatgagagagatgatagtagtatcataagtagatacagtatcatagcacgtagtacTAATTTTTTTAAtgtcaaacaaatcttgtacatatatttgcattgagattctataaatcaattaatataagaagaTTATGCTACTAGCATATGTACCATGCATTGTGGACATAataacatatagtagtatcatacatatgattAGTAtcatatatgatactatgcattgtgactagtctgagACAACAAAATGTTGGGCAATTAATTCTTGCATATATATTTGGTCCTGCCTTAAAAAAGAGGAAAAAGGAAAATCTTGGGAAATTAAGTTTTGCCTATAATGGATTTGTCTCCTTAATTCTTTTGCATTACTATTGTATTGTCAAATCTTGGAGAAAAATCAATTCTTGCCTATCTATTCATTGATGGTTTATTGCT includes these proteins:
- the LOC124673002 gene encoding ricin B-like lectin R40G2, encoding MFGFGHHHSQAPPSSGPNQIFKIFCRASEDYVLAVRDGEVVLAPVNPKDDTQHWLKDMRFSTTVKDEEGMPAFALVNKGTGLAVKHSIGKSHPVKLVPFNPAYEDASVLWTESKDVGKGFRCIRMVNNYRLGFDALNGDKDHGGVHDGTTIVLWEWCKGDNQCWKILPWAEAHAAVDSGACAGNGGGPPVHAVRIFSKASEEYSLTARNGTVVLAPTNPRDEYQHWIKDMRHGSKIRDEEGYPAFAIVNKVTGECIKHSTGQGHPVKLVPYNPAYQDESVLWTESRDVGKGFRCVRMVNNIYLNFDAFHGDKAHGGVHDGTEIVLWKWCEGDNQRWKILPWSVGRHALCRSSSYLAMDYYRRHENYGGYGMATPGYGMATPGYAPPVPYGMSQVNIEGNYGGRTLPPQPTVKVYCRANPNYAMSVRNGKVVLAPANPKDEYQHWIKDMRHSTSIKDEEGYPAFALVNKATGEAIKHSLGQSHAVRLVPYNPDFLDESVLWTESRDVGNGFRCVRMVNNIYLNFDALNGDKYHGGVRDGTEVVLWKWCEGDNQRWKIQPYY